In Cyanobium sp. AMD-g, one genomic interval encodes:
- a CDS encoding SpoIIE family protein phosphatase — protein MCVEPPPSLDPSTTASLPYKDIPLFRDVKEDVLLAAVHRCELLPLAPGQVLLTPGQTNEDIFIILTGTVTVHLGADSYRSKGMAIPVGQCIGEFSAIDGRPASALVRAEEEATVLRIPQQVFWSHMVLLPGVARNMMISLVERTRLTNQLTLEAQREALELSHLRKELDLARDLQLNMLPPQGCLFPEHPDIEIATLMEPATTVAGDFFDAFFVDNKRLFVCIGDVSGHGLGAALFMARSVGLLRVLANTETTPDAVLRRLNDSLAEGNEAALFVTMFCGYLDVTSGQFTYSNGGHCPPLLLQNGEVGPIAMPKGALLGVFTGRAYQSLCLQLTPGDLLMVYTDGVTEAENIEGEPFGVQGCQGLLAEAGQAPLDTLINGLRQSLRGFTSSQHLEDDCTLLLLRRRTVAGLREAS, from the coding sequence ATGTGCGTCGAGCCCCCACCCTCCCTGGACCCCTCGACCACCGCTTCCCTGCCCTACAAGGACATTCCCCTCTTCCGGGATGTGAAGGAGGATGTGTTGCTGGCGGCTGTCCATCGCTGTGAGCTTCTGCCCCTGGCACCGGGACAGGTGCTGCTGACCCCGGGGCAGACCAACGAGGACATCTTCATCATCCTGACCGGAACGGTCACGGTTCACCTCGGCGCTGACAGTTACCGCAGCAAGGGGATGGCGATTCCCGTTGGTCAATGCATCGGCGAGTTTTCCGCCATCGATGGCCGGCCCGCCTCGGCCCTGGTGCGGGCGGAGGAGGAGGCGACCGTGCTGAGGATTCCCCAGCAGGTGTTCTGGTCCCACATGGTGCTGCTGCCGGGGGTGGCCCGCAACATGATGATCTCACTGGTGGAGCGCACCCGGCTCACCAACCAGCTGACACTGGAGGCCCAGCGGGAGGCCCTGGAGCTGTCCCACCTGCGCAAGGAACTCGACCTGGCCCGGGACCTGCAGCTGAACATGCTGCCGCCCCAGGGCTGCCTGTTCCCCGAGCATCCGGACATCGAGATCGCCACCCTGATGGAGCCGGCCACCACGGTGGCGGGGGACTTCTTCGATGCCTTCTTCGTCGACAACAAGCGGCTGTTCGTCTGCATCGGGGATGTGTCCGGCCACGGCCTCGGCGCGGCCCTGTTCATGGCGCGGTCGGTGGGGCTGCTGAGAGTCCTGGCGAACACCGAAACAACGCCGGACGCCGTTCTGCGCCGCCTCAATGACAGCCTCGCCGAAGGCAACGAGGCCGCGCTGTTCGTGACGATGTTCTGTGGCTATCTGGATGTGACCTCCGGCCAGTTCACCTATTCCAATGGCGGCCACTGCCCGCCCCTGCTGCTGCAGAACGGGGAGGTCGGCCCGATTGCGATGCCGAAGGGGGCCCTCCTGGGCGTCTTTACCGGCCGCGCCTACCAGAGCCTGTGCCTGCAGCTCACCCCGGGCGACCTGCTGATGGTCTACACCGACGGAGTTACCGAAGCCGAGAACATCGAAGGGGAACCCTTCGGCGTGCAGGGGTGCCAGGGCCTGCTGGCCGAAGCGGGTCAGGCCCCCCTGGACACCCTGATCAACGGGCTGCGCCAGAGCCTGCGGGGTTTCACCAGCAGCCAGCACCTCGAGGACGACTGCACCCTGCTGCTGCTGCGGCGCCGCACCGTGGCCGGGCTCAGGGAGGCGAGCTGA
- a CDS encoding ABC transporter ATP-binding protein produces MASSTTIATPAATPVATTASSTGEITGSATRDHVRIDDLWYRYPGRDVSAWTLKGVDLVLGAGELVGLLGPSGCGKTTLLRLIAGFERPGRGSISIGGQQVAGPERLLPPERRGVGMVFQDDALFPHLDAWRNACFGLRRGQDTARVAWLLDLLGLGGLERRYPHELSGGQRQRLAMARALAPSPSVVLLDEPFSNLDVEVRLRLRSELPAVLARCGASGLMVTHDPEEALAICDRVGVLRDGVLHQCAPPRELVDKPATAFVGQFVLQSNLLPARWRGRRLQTVLGDLELLSRGEDGHASPETVEVMVRPQALEFLPEEEGPAWITGREFLGREWLYQVQLGDQRLRWRAPLEADHSHGRRGRLRFRAGESALLFPGGRPLVTLPQGRGAESLSSPP; encoded by the coding sequence ATGGCTTCTTCCACCACCATCGCCACGCCTGCCGCCACTCCTGTCGCCACCACGGCTTCGAGCACCGGGGAGATCACCGGCTCCGCCACCCGCGACCATGTCCGCATCGACGACCTCTGGTATCGGTACCCGGGTCGCGACGTTTCTGCCTGGACCCTCAAGGGGGTCGACCTCGTTCTTGGTGCGGGGGAACTGGTGGGTCTGCTGGGCCCATCCGGCTGCGGCAAGACCACCCTGTTGCGCCTGATCGCCGGCTTCGAGCGCCCCGGCCGCGGCAGCATCAGCATCGGCGGACAGCAGGTGGCGGGTCCGGAGCGGCTGCTGCCCCCCGAGCGCCGGGGCGTCGGCATGGTCTTCCAGGACGATGCCCTCTTCCCCCACCTCGATGCCTGGCGCAACGCCTGTTTCGGCCTGCGCCGCGGTCAGGACACCGCCCGGGTGGCCTGGCTGCTCGATCTGCTGGGCCTCGGCGGCCTGGAGCGCCGCTACCCCCACGAGCTCTCCGGCGGCCAGCGCCAGCGCCTGGCGATGGCCCGCGCCCTGGCGCCGTCCCCCTCGGTGGTGCTGCTCGATGAGCCCTTCTCCAACCTGGATGTGGAGGTGCGGCTGCGGCTGCGCAGCGAGCTGCCGGCGGTGCTGGCCCGCTGCGGCGCCAGCGGCCTGATGGTCACCCACGATCCGGAGGAGGCCCTGGCGATCTGCGACCGGGTGGGGGTGTTGCGCGACGGGGTGCTGCACCAGTGCGCCCCGCCCCGTGAACTGGTCGACAAGCCAGCCACCGCCTTCGTGGGCCAGTTCGTGCTCCAGTCCAACCTGTTGCCGGCACGCTGGCGCGGCCGCCGGCTTCAGACCGTGCTCGGGGACCTGGAGCTGCTTTCCAGGGGGGAAGACGGCCACGCGTCACCGGAGACCGTCGAGGTGATGGTCCGCCCCCAGGCCCTGGAGTTTCTGCCCGAGGAGGAGGGGCCGGCCTGGATCACCGGCCGGGAATTCCTCGGCCGGGAATGGCTCTACCAGGTGCAGCTCGGTGACCAGCGGCTGCGCTGGCGGGCGCCATTGGAGGCCGACCACTCCCACGGCCGTCGGGGCCGGCTGCGGTTCCGGGCCGGTGAGTCGGCGCTGTTGTTCCCGGGTGGACGGCCCCTGGTGACCCTGCCCCAGGGGCGCGGCGCCGAGAGCCTCAGCTCGCCTCCCTGA
- a CDS encoding Rid family detoxifying hydrolase has product MSSSAGGSDERHRPLSHPVHTAAAPAPVGPYNQAVVAGGVLYCSGQIALDPVGGTLVGDGDVEAETVQVLSNLKAVLAAAGCGPEQVVRTTVYLVDLNDFARVNALYAGVFGAGVAPARACVQVAALPKGARVEIDAIAVLA; this is encoded by the coding sequence ATGAGTTCCAGCGCTGGCGGGAGTGACGAAAGGCACAGGCCCTTGTCTCATCCGGTCCATACCGCGGCCGCCCCCGCCCCGGTGGGCCCCTACAACCAGGCCGTGGTCGCCGGTGGCGTCCTCTACTGCTCCGGCCAGATCGCCCTGGATCCGGTGGGCGGCACGCTGGTGGGGGACGGCGACGTGGAGGCCGAAACCGTCCAGGTGCTGAGCAACCTGAAGGCGGTGCTGGCCGCCGCCGGCTGCGGCCCTGAGCAGGTGGTCCGCACCACGGTGTACCTCGTGGATCTGAACGACTTCGCCCGGGTCAACGCCCTCTATGCCGGGGTGTTCGGCGCGGGGGTGGCTCCGGCCCGGGCCTGCGTGCAGGTGGCGGCCCTGCCGAAGGGGGCGCGGGTGGAGATCGACGCCATCGCCGTGCTCGCCTGA
- a CDS encoding cell division protein SepF, whose amino-acid sequence METPFGTWFHEVVVMTPGRFEEAVEAVLAVQQFKTVVLHLSAMAPEEAQRTIDFVSGGVFALDGQSERLGDTVFLFAPALVTISRDGDEQD is encoded by the coding sequence ATGGAAACCCCCTTCGGCACCTGGTTTCACGAGGTGGTGGTGATGACACCGGGCCGCTTCGAGGAGGCCGTCGAGGCGGTGCTGGCGGTGCAGCAGTTCAAGACGGTGGTGCTCCACCTCAGCGCGATGGCACCGGAGGAGGCCCAGCGCACGATCGATTTCGTCTCAGGTGGGGTCTTTGCCCTGGACGGCCAGTCGGAACGCCTGGGGGACACCGTGTTCCTGTTCGCGCCGGCCCTGGTGACGATCAGCCGGGACGGCGATGAGCAGGACTGA